One Nonomuraea angiospora DNA segment encodes these proteins:
- a CDS encoding fumarate reductase/succinate dehydrogenase flavoprotein subunit produces the protein MEIPPIEDRLSLECEVLVVGGGTAGTMAAITAAERGADVLLLEKAHVRHSGALAMGMDGVNNAVIPGKATPEDYVAEITRANDGVVNQKTIYQTATRGHAMVRRLERYGVKFDKDEYGEYAVRRVHRSGSYVLPMPEGKDVKKVLYRVLRRRDIRERVRIENRVMPVRVLTSNGRAVGVAGFDTRSGRFVTVRAGAVILATGASGRLGLPASGYLYGTYENPTNAGDGHAMAYHAGAELSGIECFQINPLIKDYNGPACAYVANPFGGYQVNNQGERFVDSDYWSGQMMSEVAAEIASARGPIYLKLTHLPEETISAVEGILHTTERPTRGTFHAGRGHDYRTHDVEMHISEIGLCGGHSASGVWVDEHGATTVPGLYAAGDLACVPHNYMIGAFVFGDLAGAHAAEHHVRPQDLPEDQIAEAHALVYRPLANPDGPPQQQVEYKLRRFVNDYVAPPKTAAKLDIALESFERMREEIAAMGARTPHELMRCAEVTFIRDCAEMAARSSLTRTESRWGLYHERADLPGRDDSTWLFHLNLRKRADGAMEFVKRPVEPYLVPVPEFEPVAGEPVLLGAQSAATVRRPDGVREERAAVGRSPRILELHRLAEEQPDVRRLAPYLADPDPKVRRAAIATLTETVPEGAGEALVAALGDGHGTVRRAAATGLRELVEVLPATPSLGAALAGCLTGADAVVRATALDVLRALRLGDREAFAAGIGDPDRRVRIEAIRGLVSLDEADLVATAAADPSREVRVWVAKGLGLIGKPAGSLAVLADDADPLVRAAALEASGAVGVPLESRAVKGLEDPDWQVRVGAARCLAAADPATAIEPLVGALSDANQDVRKAAVLALTPWATASEAAAGLRAVVDDPDADVRAYARRAIGNG, from the coding sequence ATGGAGATCCCCCCGATCGAGGACCGCCTGAGCCTGGAGTGCGAGGTGCTCGTCGTCGGCGGCGGCACCGCGGGCACGATGGCCGCGATCACCGCCGCCGAGCGCGGCGCCGACGTCCTGCTGCTGGAGAAGGCGCACGTACGGCACAGCGGCGCGCTGGCCATGGGCATGGACGGCGTCAACAACGCCGTCATCCCCGGCAAGGCCACCCCCGAGGACTACGTCGCCGAGATCACCAGGGCCAACGACGGCGTCGTCAACCAGAAGACGATCTACCAGACCGCCACGAGGGGCCACGCGATGGTCCGGCGCCTGGAGCGGTACGGCGTGAAGTTCGACAAGGACGAGTACGGCGAGTACGCGGTGCGCAGGGTGCACCGCTCGGGCAGCTACGTCCTGCCGATGCCCGAGGGCAAGGACGTCAAGAAGGTCCTCTACCGGGTGCTGCGCCGCCGCGACATCAGGGAACGGGTCCGCATCGAGAACCGCGTCATGCCGGTCAGGGTCCTCACCTCGAACGGCCGGGCGGTCGGGGTCGCCGGGTTCGACACCAGGTCGGGGCGGTTCGTCACGGTGCGGGCCGGCGCCGTGATCCTGGCCACCGGCGCCAGCGGGCGGCTCGGGCTGCCGGCCAGCGGCTACCTCTACGGCACGTACGAGAACCCCACCAACGCCGGCGACGGCCACGCCATGGCCTACCACGCGGGCGCGGAGCTCAGCGGCATCGAGTGCTTCCAGATCAACCCGCTCATCAAGGACTACAACGGCCCGGCCTGCGCGTACGTGGCCAACCCGTTCGGCGGCTACCAGGTCAACAACCAGGGGGAGCGGTTCGTCGACTCCGACTACTGGTCGGGGCAGATGATGTCCGAGGTCGCCGCCGAGATCGCCTCGGCCCGCGGGCCGATCTACCTCAAGCTCACCCACCTGCCCGAGGAGACGATCTCCGCGGTGGAGGGCATCCTGCACACCACCGAGCGCCCCACCCGCGGCACCTTCCACGCCGGGCGCGGCCACGACTACCGCACCCACGACGTGGAGATGCACATCTCCGAGATCGGCCTGTGCGGCGGCCACTCCGCCTCGGGGGTCTGGGTGGACGAGCACGGCGCCACCACCGTGCCGGGCCTGTACGCGGCCGGCGACCTGGCCTGCGTGCCGCACAACTACATGATCGGCGCGTTCGTCTTCGGCGACCTGGCAGGGGCGCACGCGGCCGAGCACCACGTCCGGCCGCAGGACCTGCCGGAGGACCAGATCGCGGAGGCGCACGCGCTGGTCTACCGCCCGCTGGCCAACCCCGACGGGCCGCCGCAGCAGCAGGTGGAGTACAAGCTGCGCCGCTTCGTCAACGACTACGTGGCCCCGCCGAAGACGGCCGCCAAGCTGGACATCGCGCTGGAGTCGTTCGAGCGGATGCGCGAGGAGATCGCGGCGATGGGCGCGCGTACCCCGCACGAGCTGATGCGCTGCGCGGAGGTCACGTTCATCCGCGACTGCGCCGAGATGGCCGCCCGGTCCTCGCTCACCCGCACCGAGAGCCGGTGGGGTCTCTACCACGAGCGCGCCGACCTGCCCGGCCGCGACGACAGCACGTGGCTGTTCCACCTGAACCTCCGCAAGCGGGCCGACGGCGCGATGGAGTTCGTCAAGCGGCCGGTGGAGCCGTACCTGGTGCCCGTGCCCGAGTTCGAGCCGGTCGCGGGCGAGCCGGTGCTGCTGGGCGCGCAGTCGGCCGCCACCGTGCGGCGCCCGGACGGCGTGCGCGAGGAGCGGGCGGCCGTGGGCCGCTCGCCCCGGATCCTGGAGCTGCACCGGCTGGCCGAGGAGCAGCCCGACGTGCGGCGGCTCGCCCCCTACCTCGCCGACCCCGACCCCAAGGTGCGGCGGGCCGCCATCGCCACGCTGACCGAGACCGTCCCCGAGGGGGCGGGGGAGGCGCTGGTCGCCGCGCTCGGCGACGGCCACGGCACGGTGCGGCGGGCCGCGGCGACCGGGCTGAGGGAGCTGGTCGAGGTGCTGCCCGCCACCCCCTCGCTGGGCGCGGCCCTGGCCGGGTGCCTGACCGGCGCGGACGCGGTCGTCCGGGCCACCGCGCTCGACGTGCTGCGCGCGCTGCGGCTCGGCGACAGGGAGGCGTTCGCGGCGGGGATCGGCGACCCCGACCGCCGGGTGCGCATCGAGGCGATCCGCGGGCTGGTCTCGCTCGACGAGGCCGACCTGGTGGCCACGGCCGCCGCCGATCCGTCGCGCGAGGTGCGGGTATGGGTGGCGAAGGGCCTCGGCCTCATCGGCAAACCGGCAGGGTCGCTGGCGGTGCTCGCGGACGACGCCGACCCGCTGGTCAGGGCCGCCGCGCTGGAGGCGTCCGGCGCCGTGGGCGTCCCGCTGGAGTCGCGGGCCGTCAAGGGGCTGGAGGACCCCGACTGGCAGGTACGCGTGGGCGCGGCCCGCTGCCTGGCCGCCGCGGACCCGGCGACGGCGATCGAGCCGCTGGTCGGGGCCCTCTCGGACGCCAACCAGGATGTACGCAAGGCCGCCGTGCTCGCCCTCACCCCCTGGGCGACCGCCTCCGAGGCGGCCGCCGGACTGCGCGCCGTCGTTGACGATCCGGACGCCGACGTACGGGCCTACGCCCGCCGGGCGATCGGGAACGGCTAG
- a CDS encoding RrF2 family transcriptional regulator, producing the protein MRISARTHYALRAAVALAAAPPGPVPAEKIASSQDIPRRFCDNILLQLRRAGLVRSQRGPDGGYWLARPAEEITLADVIRVTEGIEEEIERFPGVAGPLTDIWTAMREHEHALLTEVTLADVVTTAAKDPAAG; encoded by the coding sequence ATGCGGATCTCTGCCCGAACTCACTACGCCCTGCGCGCCGCCGTCGCCCTCGCGGCGGCGCCGCCCGGCCCGGTGCCCGCCGAGAAGATCGCCTCCAGCCAGGACATCCCGCGCCGGTTCTGTGACAACATCCTGCTGCAGCTGCGCCGGGCCGGGCTCGTGCGCAGCCAGCGGGGACCTGACGGGGGCTACTGGCTGGCCCGGCCGGCCGAGGAGATCACCCTCGCCGACGTCATCCGCGTGACGGAGGGGATCGAGGAGGAGATAGAGCGCTTCCCCGGCGTGGCCGGCCCGCTCACCGACATCTGGACGGCGATGCGCGAGCACGAGCACGCCCTGCTGACCGAAGTCACGCTCGCCGACGTCGTCACCACGGCGGCCAAGGACCCCGCCGCCGGCTAG
- a CDS encoding sulfate/molybdate ABC transporter ATP-binding protein, with product MAIQVSGVNKAFGGTPVLSDVSIDVAPGSLTALLGPSGGGKSTLLRVIAGLETPDTGTVLISGVDATRLSPQRRNVGFVFQHYAAFKHMTVFKNVAFGLEIRKRPKDETRKRVMELLELVHLESFADRYPAQLSGGQRQRMALARALAVEPQVLLLDEPFGALDAQVRKELRTWLRRLHDEVHVTTVFVTHDQEEAIEVADTIVVLADGQVKQIGSPTEVYDNPADPFVMRFLGPVTELDGHLVRPHDIEIGTAPENGSVAATVTRVVRLGFEVRVELLIDGQEAWAQVTRSTVERLNLRPDQVIHVWPSPAARSLALSTTTA from the coding sequence ATGGCCATCCAAGTAAGCGGCGTCAACAAGGCGTTCGGGGGAACGCCGGTGCTGAGCGACGTCTCCATCGACGTGGCCCCCGGATCCCTGACCGCGCTGCTCGGCCCCAGCGGCGGCGGCAAGTCGACGCTGCTGCGCGTCATCGCCGGGCTGGAGACCCCCGACACGGGCACCGTGCTGATCTCCGGCGTGGACGCCACCAGGCTGTCACCCCAGCGCCGCAACGTCGGCTTCGTCTTCCAGCACTACGCGGCGTTCAAGCACATGACCGTGTTCAAGAACGTCGCCTTCGGCTTGGAGATCCGCAAACGCCCCAAGGACGAGACCCGCAAGCGCGTGATGGAGCTGCTGGAGCTGGTCCATCTGGAGAGCTTCGCCGACCGCTACCCGGCCCAGCTGTCCGGCGGCCAGCGCCAGCGCATGGCCCTGGCCCGCGCGCTGGCGGTCGAGCCGCAGGTCCTGCTGCTCGACGAGCCCTTCGGCGCCCTGGACGCCCAGGTGCGCAAGGAGCTGCGGACCTGGCTGCGCCGCCTGCACGACGAGGTTCACGTCACCACCGTCTTCGTCACCCACGACCAGGAGGAGGCGATCGAGGTCGCCGACACCATCGTCGTGCTGGCCGATGGTCAGGTGAAGCAGATCGGCAGCCCCACGGAGGTCTACGACAACCCGGCCGACCCGTTCGTGATGCGCTTCCTCGGTCCGGTCACCGAGCTGGACGGCCACCTGGTCCGCCCGCACGACATCGAGATCGGCACCGCCCCCGAGAACGGCAGCGTCGCCGCCACTGTCACCCGGGTCGTCCGCCTCGGCTTCGAGGTGCGCGTGGAGCTGCTCATCGACGGCCAGGAGGCCTGGGCCCAGGTCACCCGGAGCACCGTCGAACGCCTGAACCTGCGTCCGGACCAGGTAATCCACGTGTGGCCCAGCCCGGCCGCCCGCTCCCTGGCCCTGAGCACGACCACGGCGTGA
- a CDS encoding sulfate ABC transporter permease gives MAKYGLRALALLYLLFLLVLPVVLIGWRTFENGLGPVLEALTTPQAQSAFRVTLIVAFWAVLANTVFGVGTAILLVRHDFPGKRLLNALIDLPMAVSPVVVGLALILVYGRFAPVGGWLENLGVQIIFSVPGMVMAAVFISLPLVIREVIPVLEELGDEQEQAARTLGAGPWQTFRRITIPGIRWALAYGVVLCLARALGEYGAVAVVSGRLVEKTQTLTLFVEERFQNFDEASAFAAATALALVAVVTLLLTKILRPKG, from the coding sequence GTGGCTAAATACGGACTCCGCGCGCTCGCCCTCCTCTACCTACTGTTCCTGCTCGTGCTGCCGGTCGTGCTCATCGGCTGGCGCACCTTCGAGAACGGTCTCGGCCCGGTGCTGGAGGCGCTCACCACGCCCCAGGCCCAGTCGGCCTTCCGCGTCACCCTGATCGTCGCGTTCTGGGCCGTGCTGGCCAACACCGTCTTCGGGGTCGGCACCGCGATTCTCCTGGTACGGCATGACTTCCCCGGCAAGCGGCTGCTGAACGCCCTCATCGACCTGCCCATGGCCGTCTCCCCGGTCGTGGTGGGCCTGGCGCTGATCCTGGTCTACGGCCGCTTCGCCCCTGTGGGCGGCTGGCTGGAGAACCTCGGTGTCCAGATCATCTTCTCCGTTCCCGGCATGGTCATGGCGGCCGTCTTCATCTCCCTGCCCCTGGTCATCCGGGAGGTGATCCCCGTACTGGAGGAGCTCGGGGACGAGCAGGAGCAGGCGGCCCGCACGCTCGGCGCCGGCCCCTGGCAGACCTTCCGCCGCATCACCATCCCCGGGATCCGCTGGGCGCTCGCCTACGGCGTCGTGCTGTGCCTGGCCCGGGCGCTGGGCGAGTACGGCGCGGTCGCCGTCGTCTCCGGCCGCCTGGTCGAGAAGACCCAGACGCTGACCCTGTTCGTGGAGGAACGCTTCCAGAACTTCGACGAAGCCTCCGCCTTCGCCGCCGCGACCGCGCTCGCGCTGGTGGCGGTCGTCACGCTCCTGCTCACCAAGATCCTGCGCCCGAAGGGCTGA
- the cysT gene encoding sulfate ABC transporter permease subunit CysT: MSTQTVVSRAALGQKRGTALGLGAAVLYLSLIVLIPLAAVVLRSQERGIAYFWDAVTTPDAWAALSLTIGASAVVAVINLVMGTVIAWVLVRDRFPGKAVVDTLIDLPFALPTIVAGLVLLALYGPKSPLGLDLAYSRAGVVLALLFVTLPFVVRTVQPVLLELDRDMEQAAASLGASTAQIFRRVILPNLVPAMLSGTALAFSRSMAEIGSVVLISGNLPFKTQVASVQIFGQIETDNPVGAAAVSTVLLVVALVTLVLLDLLQRWGSRRG, from the coding sequence GTGTCCACACAGACTGTCGTCTCCAGGGCGGCGCTCGGCCAGAAGCGGGGAACCGCGCTCGGGCTGGGCGCGGCCGTCCTGTACCTGAGCCTGATCGTGCTGATCCCCCTGGCAGCCGTGGTGCTGCGCTCGCAGGAGCGGGGGATCGCCTACTTCTGGGACGCGGTCACCACGCCGGACGCCTGGGCGGCGCTCTCGCTGACGATCGGCGCCTCGGCGGTCGTGGCCGTGATCAACCTGGTCATGGGGACGGTCATCGCCTGGGTGCTGGTCCGGGACCGCTTCCCCGGCAAGGCCGTGGTCGACACGCTCATCGACCTGCCTTTCGCGCTGCCCACGATCGTCGCCGGGCTGGTGCTGCTGGCGCTGTACGGCCCGAAGAGCCCGCTCGGCCTCGACCTGGCCTACAGCCGCGCCGGCGTGGTGCTGGCCCTGCTGTTCGTCACGCTCCCGTTCGTGGTGCGCACCGTCCAGCCGGTCCTGCTGGAGCTCGACAGGGACATGGAGCAGGCCGCGGCCTCGCTCGGCGCGAGCACGGCGCAGATCTTCCGGCGCGTCATCCTGCCCAACCTGGTGCCGGCCATGTTGTCGGGCACCGCGCTGGCGTTCTCCCGATCGATGGCCGAGATCGGCTCCGTCGTGCTGATCTCGGGAAACCTCCCGTTCAAGACCCAGGTGGCCTCGGTGCAAATCTTCGGTCAGATCGAAACCGACAACCCGGTCGGCGCGGCGGCGGTCTCCACGGTCCTGCTCGTCGTCGCCCTGGTCACGCTGGTCCTGCTGGACTTGCTGCAGCGATGGGGCAGCCGCCGTGGCTAA
- a CDS encoding sulfate ABC transporter substrate-binding protein: protein MRRLLATTTVMASIATLAACGGGGSDSASGGQVQLSLVAYSTPQAAYEKIIQAFQATPEGKNVTFTKSFGASGDQSRAVEAGLKADIVAFSLEPDMTRLVKKGLVAEDWSTGENKGMITDSVVVIATRKGNPKNLKTWDDLTKPGVEVITPNPFTSGGARWNVMAGYGAKSNKGADKQAGVDYLNALFANVPVQDDSARKSLQTFTSGKGDAILAYENEAIFAQQNNQQLDYTVPDSTILIENPVAVTKNSAHPNEAKAFLKFLYTTEAQKIFADNGYRPVVKGVQGVSFPAPPALFTIADLGGWPKVTTEFFDPKGSVMADVERKLGVSIEK from the coding sequence GTGCGCAGGCTTCTGGCGACGACTACGGTCATGGCGTCGATCGCCACTCTCGCCGCGTGCGGGGGCGGCGGGTCCGACAGCGCGTCGGGCGGTCAGGTACAGCTGTCGCTCGTGGCGTACTCCACGCCACAGGCGGCCTACGAGAAGATCATCCAGGCCTTCCAGGCCACGCCGGAGGGCAAGAACGTCACCTTCACCAAGTCCTTCGGGGCGTCGGGCGACCAGAGCCGGGCCGTGGAGGCCGGCCTGAAGGCCGACATCGTCGCGTTCTCCCTCGAGCCGGACATGACCCGCCTGGTCAAGAAGGGCCTGGTCGCCGAGGACTGGAGCACCGGCGAGAACAAGGGCATGATCACCGACTCGGTCGTGGTCATCGCCACCCGCAAGGGCAACCCGAAGAACCTCAAGACCTGGGACGACCTGACCAAGCCGGGCGTCGAGGTCATCACCCCCAACCCGTTCACCTCGGGCGGCGCCCGCTGGAACGTCATGGCCGGCTACGGCGCCAAGTCGAACAAGGGCGCCGACAAGCAGGCCGGCGTGGACTACCTCAACGCCCTGTTCGCCAACGTCCCGGTGCAGGACGACAGCGCCCGCAAGTCCCTGCAGACCTTCACCAGCGGCAAGGGCGACGCCATCCTCGCCTACGAGAACGAGGCGATCTTCGCCCAGCAGAACAACCAGCAGCTGGACTACACGGTCCCGGACTCCACGATCCTGATCGAGAACCCGGTCGCGGTGACCAAGAACTCGGCGCACCCGAACGAGGCCAAGGCGTTCCTGAAGTTCCTCTACACCACGGAAGCCCAGAAGATCTTCGCCGACAACGGCTACCGGCCGGTGGTCAAGGGCGTGCAGGGCGTCTCCTTCCCGGCTCCGCCGGCCCTGTTCACCATCGCCGACCTCGGCGGCTGGCCGAAGGTGACCACCGAGTTCTTCGACCCCAAGGGCAGCGTCATGGCCGACGTCGAGCGCAAGCTCGGGGTCTCGATCGAGAAGTAG
- a CDS encoding TIGR04028 family ABC transporter substrate-binding protein — protein sequence MSSSRLRTTAVASTAMFAVVGLLGACGGGGAAQSATSGGQPVYGGTLTYLEHQPPTCLYLPAAGFYPNGGILNQITDKLTWQNPKTLEIEPWIATKWEVNKDATEYTFHLRDGVTFSDGSPLDASAVAANFDVYGLGDDKLKLPVAEFVNNYERSEVVDPLTVRFHFDQPSPGFLQGTSVIGAGLVSKKTISLPYEQQCQLKNIVGSGPFTLKNQVVDKEVDLVARKDYNWAPPSSKHQGRAYLDEIKIIVTPEDNVRVGALTSGQADFVRYVQAYDEKTVKDAGFQIYAEPTRGVNNGLYLRPRNSILKDLKVRKALQAGTNAKEVVDTLFTGSYPPATSVLSHLAQGYEDLSKDLAYDPAKANRLLDEAGWARGADGTRAKDGVPLQLGVFVSGPQPLSKQTLELVGQQWAKLGVKLEIRPADAGTQAVDIKNAEKTAIQHGMVGRADQDVIKSHFHSKNRDVILSDDTKLDKLLEEESAEPDVAKRNAKVAEIQRYVLDQGYAIPLFEEPQVYGGAPYVQGVAFEAVARPWFYSVWKSQQ from the coding sequence ATGTCATCCTCCAGACTGCGCACCACAGCCGTGGCGAGCACCGCGATGTTCGCCGTCGTGGGGCTTCTCGGCGCCTGTGGCGGCGGCGGAGCTGCCCAGTCGGCCACGAGCGGCGGGCAGCCGGTCTACGGCGGCACGCTCACCTACCTCGAACACCAGCCCCCGACCTGCCTCTACCTGCCGGCGGCCGGGTTCTATCCCAACGGCGGCATCCTCAACCAGATCACCGACAAGCTCACCTGGCAGAACCCGAAGACGCTCGAGATCGAGCCGTGGATCGCCACCAAGTGGGAGGTGAACAAGGACGCCACCGAGTACACGTTCCACCTGCGCGACGGCGTGACGTTCAGCGACGGCAGCCCGCTGGACGCCTCCGCCGTGGCGGCCAACTTCGACGTCTACGGCCTGGGCGACGACAAGCTCAAGCTGCCCGTCGCCGAGTTCGTCAACAACTACGAGCGCAGCGAGGTCGTCGATCCGCTGACCGTGCGCTTCCACTTCGACCAGCCGTCGCCCGGCTTCCTCCAGGGCACCTCGGTCATCGGCGCCGGGCTGGTGTCCAAGAAGACGATCTCGCTGCCGTACGAGCAGCAGTGCCAGCTCAAGAACATCGTCGGCTCCGGCCCCTTCACGCTGAAGAACCAGGTCGTCGACAAGGAGGTGGACCTGGTCGCGCGCAAGGACTACAACTGGGCGCCGCCGTCGTCGAAGCACCAGGGCCGCGCGTACCTGGACGAGATCAAGATCATCGTGACGCCCGAGGACAACGTGCGCGTCGGCGCCCTCACCTCCGGCCAGGCCGACTTCGTCAGGTACGTCCAGGCGTACGACGAGAAGACCGTCAAGGACGCGGGCTTCCAGATCTACGCCGAGCCCACGCGGGGCGTCAACAACGGCCTCTACCTGCGCCCGCGCAACAGCATCCTGAAGGACCTCAAGGTCCGCAAGGCGCTCCAGGCCGGCACGAACGCCAAGGAGGTCGTCGACACCCTCTTCACCGGCAGCTACCCGCCGGCCACCTCGGTGCTCAGCCACCTGGCGCAGGGCTACGAGGACCTGTCGAAGGACCTCGCCTACGACCCCGCCAAGGCCAACCGGCTCCTCGACGAGGCGGGCTGGGCCAGGGGCGCCGACGGCACCCGGGCCAAGGACGGCGTGCCGCTGCAACTCGGCGTGTTCGTCTCCGGCCCGCAGCCGCTGTCGAAGCAGACGCTCGAACTCGTCGGCCAGCAGTGGGCCAAGCTCGGCGTGAAGCTGGAGATCCGCCCCGCCGACGCGGGCACCCAGGCCGTGGACATCAAGAACGCCGAGAAGACCGCCATCCAGCACGGCATGGTCGGCCGCGCCGACCAGGACGTGATCAAGAGCCACTTCCACAGCAAGAACCGCGACGTCATCCTGTCCGACGACACCAAGCTGGACAAGCTGCTGGAGGAGGAGTCGGCCGAACCCGACGTCGCCAAGCGCAACGCCAAGGTCGCCGAGATCCAGCGGTACGTGCTCGACCAGGGCTACGCGATCCCGCTCTTCGAGGAGCCGCAGGTCTACGGCGGAGCGCCGTACGTCCAGGGGGTGGCCTTCGAGGCGGTCGCCAGGCCGTGGTTCTACTCGGTGTGGAAGTCGCAGCAGTGA
- a CDS encoding ABC transporter permease: MTRYLLGRVGQAALVLWIAFTASYVLLRLLPGDSILIKFQNPELGLSPQQIAEIRTYYGAGDPPLLDYLNTLLGFLRGSFGYSIDTGTPVVERLGEALPETAKLASAAFVLAVLIAVLIAFAAGYSRTSWIRNALLSVPSVFVSVPAFWLGILLIQVFSFRLKLVPVIGGGPVQQLVLPVLTLAVPISAPIAQVLARSMDQVSTQAFVPVVAAKGASRWWILWRHVARNAVLPTLTVAGLTLGELIAGSVVTETVFGRGGIGRLTEQAVNAQDTPVMLAIVVLAAAVFVLVNLVVDVLFPVLDPRLKAAS, translated from the coding sequence GTGACCAGATACCTGCTCGGCCGGGTCGGGCAGGCGGCGCTCGTGCTCTGGATCGCCTTCACGGCGAGCTACGTGCTGCTGCGGCTGCTGCCCGGCGACTCGATCCTGATCAAGTTCCAGAACCCCGAGCTGGGCCTGTCACCGCAGCAGATCGCCGAGATCCGGACCTACTACGGCGCCGGCGACCCGCCGCTCCTCGACTACCTGAACACCCTGCTCGGCTTCCTGCGCGGCTCGTTCGGCTACTCGATCGACACCGGCACGCCGGTCGTCGAGCGGCTGGGCGAGGCGCTGCCGGAGACGGCGAAGCTGGCCTCGGCCGCGTTCGTGCTGGCGGTGCTGATCGCCGTGCTGATCGCGTTCGCGGCCGGCTACAGCAGGACCTCCTGGATCAGGAACGCGCTGCTGTCGGTGCCGTCGGTGTTCGTGTCGGTCCCGGCGTTCTGGCTGGGCATCCTGCTCATCCAGGTGTTCTCGTTCCGGCTCAAGCTGGTGCCCGTCATCGGCGGCGGGCCGGTGCAGCAGCTCGTCCTGCCGGTGCTCACGCTGGCCGTGCCCATCTCCGCGCCGATCGCCCAGGTGCTGGCGCGCAGCATGGACCAGGTCTCCACGCAGGCGTTCGTGCCCGTGGTGGCGGCCAAGGGCGCCTCGCGGTGGTGGATCCTGTGGCGGCACGTGGCCCGCAACGCCGTGCTGCCGACCCTGACCGTGGCGGGGCTGACGCTGGGCGAGCTGATCGCCGGGTCGGTCGTGACCGAGACGGTCTTCGGGCGCGGCGGCATCGGGCGGCTGACCGAGCAGGCCGTCAACGCCCAGGACACGCCGGTGATGCTGGCGATCGTGGTGCTCGCGGCGGCCGTGTTCGTGCTGGTCAACCTGGTGGTTGACGTGCTGTTCCCGGTGCTCGACCCGCGGCTGAAGGCGGCCTCGTGA
- a CDS encoding ABC transporter permease, with the protein MKRRGGLVLAWAVIGLALFWAVVPGLFTGYDPIAGVPAEKLQAPSAYHLFGTDAVGRDLFARVVHGSVHSLSGAFVAVAVGLVLGTLLGLLAGSVGGVLDEAVMRIVDVLLSVPGLLLALTVIILLGPGTVNVAVAVGVGSVAAFARLSRSEVVRVRRTDYVEAAFGSGGRFPAVLWRHVLPNSLGPVIALAALQFGMAILAISTLGFLGYGAEPPTPEWGLLISEGRNYLATSWWLTTLPGAVVVAVVLAAGRISRSIGRHA; encoded by the coding sequence GTGAAGCGCCGGGGCGGGCTGGTGCTCGCGTGGGCGGTGATCGGCCTGGCCCTGTTCTGGGCCGTGGTGCCGGGCCTGTTCACCGGGTACGACCCGATCGCGGGCGTCCCGGCAGAGAAGCTGCAGGCGCCGAGCGCGTACCACCTGTTCGGCACCGACGCGGTCGGACGCGACCTGTTCGCGCGGGTGGTGCACGGGTCCGTGCACTCGCTGTCGGGCGCGTTCGTGGCCGTGGCGGTGGGCCTGGTGCTGGGCACGCTGCTCGGGCTGCTGGCCGGATCCGTCGGCGGGGTGCTGGACGAGGCCGTCATGCGGATCGTGGACGTGCTGCTGTCGGTGCCCGGCCTGCTGCTGGCCCTGACCGTGATCATCCTGCTCGGACCCGGCACCGTGAACGTGGCCGTCGCGGTCGGCGTGGGCTCGGTCGCGGCCTTCGCCAGGCTGTCGCGCTCGGAGGTGGTCCGGGTGCGGCGCACCGACTACGTGGAGGCCGCGTTCGGCAGCGGCGGCCGCTTCCCGGCCGTGCTGTGGCGGCACGTGCTGCCCAACTCGCTCGGCCCGGTCATCGCGCTCGCGGCGCTGCAGTTCGGGATGGCCATCCTGGCCATCTCGACGCTCGGCTTCCTCGGGTACGGCGCCGAGCCGCCCACGCCCGAGTGGGGCCTGCTCATCTCCGAGGGGCGCAACTACCTGGCGACGTCATGGTGGCTGACCACGCTGCCGGGCGCCGTCGTGGTCGCGGTGGTGCTCGCCGCCGGCCGCATCAGCCGTTCGATCGGGAGGCACGCGTGA